The nucleotide window CAGATGTGTCCGATGCGCTCAGCATGGGACATATGTTTGtgtgctgtctgtctctctatctctctcatattTGTATCTATCCACACACACaaaagtacatgtgtgtgtgtgtgtgtgtgtgtgtatgtacacacacacacacatatatatattccctttaaATTAGTGCTGTCTCTTTGTCCCTACAGATTTTGCTGTTGCTGGATCAGATCAAGAACTCGGAGCAACTTCTACAGAACCTGCAGAGAACCATGTGTGACACTCAGCAGAAGACAACACGGCAAATGGTGAGGCAGTGCCAGCACCTCATAGTAACACCCACTACATCACGGCGACACCCACTACGTCCGGGTGACAGCTGGCACATCACGGTGACGCCAGTCACCTCACTGTAATACCCAGAGCATCACGGTGGCACCCGGCACCTCACATCGAACCCCGGATAGGCCTGCATGTGACATGGTGGGACAAATGTAGCACATTGCAGCCCTGGGACACACAGCTGGTAGGACGGCACGGTACCAAACACCGCACCGTGACCAGTCTGTGGGAGACACCAGTCACACAGGTCCCATGGCGTATTTGTAAATTCTGATgcccttttcttctccctcttcctgtctttcactcccctctcctctctttcttctcttcctcgtctttctatcccctcctcctttctctcctctttctcttcctcgtctttctttcccctcctcacttcactcccctctccccctctgattccttcctccttctctctctcttctctttctttcccctcctcacttcactcccctctccccctctcattccttcctccttctctctctcttctctttcttttcCCTTCACTCTCTTCTCTTCCTCGTctttctttcccctcctcccttctctcccctctcttgcgCAGTCGGCTCTGACGGCCTCTTTCAGTCGCTTGTGCGAAGAGGTGAAATACCTGAATGACGAGAACGAAAAGCTGAGGTCGCTGAGCTGTGACGCCGCCCCCGGGGAGCAGAGGCCGGCCGCGGATCCCACCTCCCCGCGGGTACGCAGAACTCCCAGCATGCACTGCGGGGCACTGTAGGAGCTTCCGTCTGTTTAGCGAATGGTTGCTTGTCTCCCCGCCGCAGAGAGAAGCACAGCACAGGCAGGAGAGGTTGTGTATAGAGATtgtggcgctgcaggaggagctgaacacagagctgggagccAAGCGAGACCTGGAGGAGCAactcaggagagagagggaagcgcACACGGAAGAGATGGGTGagccgtgcgcgcgcaccccccccacccacacccccccaaataTTTATCAAGTGCTTTTGGTGCCCCCTCAGAACTGCCTCTTTTTTTAGTTAAAGCTTGCGTGGCCTCTTGTCGGCTCACAACAGTAACttgctgttctctctctctctctctcttccttcctcaCCACATCTTGTCATCCTGGGATCCCAGAGATCATGGAAGGTAAGTGATCCCTGCTTGTACAATAGGACATCTCTAATACGATGTGCCTCTGGTTTGTTActctgccgtgtgtgtgtgtgtgtgtgtgtacaatattGTAGCCTGATCCCACTCTTGACACCACCTGTGTACTCCATAAGCGGTGACGGCTTCTCTGCAGCACTGTCGCTCCCGCTGTGTCTCCCACTCTGCCTGTGAATATTTTCTGTATGGGTTACCTGTGTGGGTTACCTGTGTGGGTTACCTGTGTGGGTTACCTGTGTGGGTTACCTGTGGGGGTTACCTGTGGGGGTTACCTGTGTGATGTCGCCCTGATTTGCTCGTGTATTTTGTCTCCCTGCAGCGACTCTCTCTAGCGTGAGAACGGAGATGGAGAGGACCCAGCAGGACAGGAGGCAGGTGAGGGCGCGTGTACTGGAGTCTCAGCAGAATGAAATGGTTTGGATAAACAGGGTGAACCTCTTGTCTTTATAAATTTTGCTCTCGTCTCTTTTCGTCTCCCTTTCACTaccacaaaagacaaaaatacccaatgctgaCTCCAATGTGACACAATGCATAGTTACacacttcaatgttagtattctcgtgagtaaggggcatttagttaaaccctttggccaagatATCCCAGGACTAGAGAGAACCACAATCTGGCAATGATGGAGATAAATGCGTTCTCGTTTGAAATATGGGTAAGAATATGGATAAGAATGAGCTATAGGTCACTTTTTTAATAAGACTAGACAGGCCTTCGAGGATGAAATAAGAAATataagaaatagaaaaataataaggATGTTAGTGATTCACACGAGAATTGGAGAGAGCTCCTGTAGGAGTAATATTAAAATAACAGAGGGAGAGATTCCACACCTGTTATTCCCCATcgcatatttttttgttttgtttgtattttgttttttgtttgtttacaaaCAGATAACATGTTACAATTTTGATGAGTGTTTTTTGTTCCACGTTTGCAATTTCTGAATACGCGATGTTTTGTTTGATAtgaaaaaattcaataaaaaatttgaagttggaaaaaaaacaaaaaaaaccctttggccaaagcgttataagcctgcagccacgccacggcctgaccagtatgcagccacgtcacggcatgaccagtatgcagccacgtcacggcatgaccagtatgcagccacgccacggcctgaccagtatgcagccacgtcacggcctgaccagtatgcagccacgtcacggcatgaccagtatgcagccacgtcacggcatgaccagtatgcagccacgtcacggcatgaccaatatacagccacgtcacggcatgaccagtatgcagccacgtcacggcctgaccagtatgcagccacgtcatggcatgaccagtatgcagccacgtcacggcctgaccagtatgcagccacgtcacggcctgaccagtatgcagccacgtcacggcatgaccagtatgcagctacGGCATGGCCTGACCAGTATGCCGGCACGGCACGgcctgaccagtatgcagccacgtcacggcctgaccagtatgcagccacgtcacggcatgaccagtatgcagccacgtcacggcatgactagtatgcagccacgtcacgtcatggcctgaccagtatgcagccacgtcacggcatgactagtatgcagccacgtcacgtcaTGGCCTGACCAGTATGCTGCCACGGCACGgcctgaccagtatgcagccacgtcacggcctgaccagtatgcagccacgtcacggcatgaccagtatgcagccacggcatgaccagtatgcagccacgtcacggcatgaccagtatgcagccacggcacggcatgaccagtatgcagccacggcacGGCATGACTAGTATGCAGCCACGGCACGgcctgaccagtatgcagccacggcatgaccagtatgcagccacggcacggcatgaccagtatgcagccacggcacggcatgaccagtatgcagcctcgtcacggcatgaccagtatgcagccacgtcacggcctgaccagtatgcagccacgtcacggcatgaccagtatgcagccacgtcacggcatgaccagtatgcagccacgtcacggcatgaccagtatgcagccacgtcacggcatgaccagtatgcaggcacgtcacggcatgaccagtatgcagccacggcacggcatgaccagtatgcagccacggcacggcatgaccagtatgcagccacgtcacggcattaccagtatgcagccacgtcacggcatgacttgTATGCAGCctcgtcacggcatgaccagtatgcagccacggcacggcatgaccagtatgcagccacggcacGGCATGGCCTGACCAGTATGCTGCCACGGCACGgcctgaccagtatgcagccacgtcacggcctgaccagtatgcagccacgtcacggcatgaccagtatgcagccacggcatgaccagtatgcagccacgtcacggcatgaccagtatgcagccacggcacggcatgaccagtatgcagccacggcacGGCATGACTAGTATGCAGCCACGGCACGgcctgaccagtatgcagccacggcatgaccagtatgcagccacggcacGGCATAACCAATATGCAGCCAcggcacggcatgaccagtatgcagcctcgtcacggcatgaccagtatgcagccacgtcacggcctgaccagtatgcagccacgtcacggcatgaccagtatgcagccacgtcacggcatgaccagtatgcagccacggcacggcatgaccagtatgcaggcacgtcacggcatgaccagtatgcagccacggcacggcatgaccagtatgcagccacggcacggcatgaccagtatgcagccacgtcacggcatgaccagtatgcagccacgtcacggcatgacttgTATGCAGCctcgtcacggcatgaccagtatgcagccacggcacggcatgaccagtatgcagccacgtcacggcatgaccagtatgcagccacgtcacggcatgaccagtatgcagccacgtcacggcatgaccagtatgcagccacgtcacggcatgaccagtacaggtcctaacactgcctgtgatTATTCTAATTTCCCTCTCTCCaacaccccctcaccctctcccccattTTTCTGTTATCTTTTCTCTTCCTCcattatttccctctctccctttgccaTCTCCATTTGTCTGTCTGCTTCTTCCattctcttctccctcctttcccgctctcctttttccccctcccaccccttctctccttttcTTTACCACGTGTGCTCTCCGCTTTCTCCTTTTCCTCCCTTCTCGCATTCTCTTTTCCTCCTCCacatctttttctctctccctctccctctccccctctccccacagtCAGAGTTGCAGCTGCAGGAATCGGAGGGTCAAGTTCAGAAGCTCTGGGAGTCTCTCAGCGACCAGGAGAAACTTGTGCAGGAGGAGAGATTGGACAAGGTACTTCATACCCTGGAGTGATTCCACGACCGTGCTATGCTTCCTGTAGTGAATTATCACGACCCTTCATGTTAATCCCATCCCCTCTTCCTAGACTTGGCTCCAAGACGCTCTGAGTGAGGAGAAGAGTAAAGTTGTCAGGCTGCAGACAGAGCTGGGGACCAGCGAGGAGGTGCAGAGGGACTTTGTGCGGCTGTCCCAGGCACTCCAGGTAAAGGGACGCTCGCCTCTAGCACTTTTATTTTCTGTGGAGAACTAAAGTTAAGTGGAGTGGGCCCTCAAAGTTGCAAAGAGAATGAAGTGAGAAGCCTCTCACTTATCCTTGCTGACGATCCCAGCAAGGGAGCGAAACGCGTCGGGTGGACGATATGTATCACTATGTGACTGAAATAAATCTTCTACATTTTCTTTGCAACTTTCAGTGCCCTGCCTTATTCTGCTCAACAATACTACATATGGGGCCCCTCGTAGGAAGCTTCCCTTGAGAGCATCTGGTGTAACATTTAATTTTCTATGTGGTTGCGAGTAACATGAGCGCACACTCGCAAACGTATTCTTGATGACCGAAAAGCGAGAGTCTGGCACTTTTAGGGATGCAGAGCCTTGTCGCCTGTATTGCTGTAGAGCTAAAGAATATACAGCCTGCCGCCTAGGGATGGATGTCTTAACGATACAGAATCTGTCACCTCTCGGGCTGGACAGAATAGGGATACAGAACCTGTCACCTCTCGGGCTGGACAGAATAGGGATACAGAACCTGTCACCTCTCGGGCTGGACAGAATAGGGATACAGAACCTGTCACCTCTCGGGCTGGACAGAATAGGGATACAGAACCTGTCACCTCTCGAGCTGGACAGAATAGGGATACAGAACCTGTCACCTCTCGGGCTGGACAGAATAGGGATACATAGCCTGTCACCACTATGACTAGATGGCTAAGGGGTTCAAAACCTACCTCTGACAGGACAGTTAAAGGATACACAGCTTGTCACCTCTATGGATGGATAGTatagggatacagagcctggcaccttaCACCTGTACATTTGGGGTGGGTTTAAGGATAAAGAACCTGGCACATCTCGGGCTGGGCAGCTGAAGGGTACAGAGCTTAGCACCTCTAACGTTTGGCGGCTTACGTTTTGGATATCTGCCCTATGGCCCACCTACCTATTTTCTTTGGTATTGTAAAATATTATTTCCCCTATTCAGCTCTCCATTTATCTCCTCCGGGGTAGTTTTTGAATTCCATTACTGCTTTTGCCTCTACCACCTATGCTGGTAGGCTGTTCAATGCACCAATGTCCACTGCCTCTGTTACAGGTCAGCCTGGAGAGGATTCGACAAGCTGGATCCCTGAAGCAGGTGCAGGATATTCTGGAGGGGACTCGACTTAAAGATGTCAGCCAGCTGAAGGACACCTAATTGTCAGAGGTCACAGAGGAGACCTCAAGACTACAGAGACACTACTGAGATCCAACCACTATGTATATCATGTATAATGTATATAGCCTACCATATGTAtaactttttattaatattgaatGATCAAAAACAGAGGTGCTGACAAATATCTCATTGGGTGGAGACTTCAGAGCTGGTGTTTGAAGTGGGATTGAGTGAGGCTGTAACACTGCGGTGCTTAGAGCTTGGTGAGAAGCCAGTGAGGCTGTAACACTGCAGTGCTTGGTGAGAAGCCAGTGAGGCTGTAACACTGCGGTGCTTGGAGCTTGGTGAGAATCCTGTGAGGCTGTAACACTGCAGTGGTTAGAGCTTGGTGAGAAGCCTACGAGGCGGTAACACTGCGGTGGTTAGAGCTTGGTAAGAGCGAGTGAGGCGGTAACACTGCAGTGCTTGGTGAGAAGCCTGTGAGGCGGTAACACTGCGGTGCTTGGTGAGAAGCCTGTGAGGCGGTAACACTGCGGTGCTTGGTGAGAAGCCTGTGAGGCGGTAACACTGCGGTGCTTGGTGAGAAGCCTGTGAGGCGGTAACACTGCGGTGCTTGGTAAGAAGCCAGTGAGGTGGTAACACTGCAGTGGTTAGAGCTTGGTGAGAAGCCTGTGAGGCAGTAACACTGCGGTGCTTTGTGAGAAGCCTGTGAGGCGGTAACACTGCGGTGCTTGGAGCTTGGTGAGAAGCCAGTGAGGCGGTAACACTGCAGTGCTTGGTAAGAAGCCTGTGAGGCGGTAACACTGCGGTGCTTTGTGAGAAGCCTGTGAGGCGGTAAAACTGCGGTGCTTGGAGCTTGGTGAGAAGCCTGTGAGGCGGTAACACTGCGGTGCTTGGAGCTTGGTGAGAAGCCAGTGAGGCTGTAACACTGCGGTGCTTGGAGCTTGGTAAGAAGCCTTTGAGGCGGTAACACTGCAGTGCTTGGTAAGAAGCCTGTGAGGCGGTAGCACTGTGGTGGTTAGAGCTTGGTAAGAAGCCTGTGAGGCGGTAGCACTGCGTGCTTAGAGCTCAGTGAGAAGCCAGTGAGGCGGTAACACTGCGGTGGTTAGAGCTTTGTAAGAAGCCTGTCAGGTGGTAACACTGCGGTGGTTAGAGCTGGTGCGAAGCCTGTGAGGCGGTAACACTGTGGTGCTTGGTGAGAAGCCAGTGAGGCGGTAACACTGCGGTGCTTGGAGCTTGGTGAGAAGCCTGTGAGGCGGTAACACTGCGGTGCTTGGAGCTTGGTAAGAAGCCTGTGAGGCGGTAACACTGCGGTGCTTGGTGAGAAGCCAGTGAGGCGGTAACACTGCGGTGCTTGGAGCTTGGTGAGAAGCCTGTGAGGCGGTAACACTGCGGTGCTTGGAGCTTGGTAAGAAGCCTGTGAGGCGGTAACACTGTGGTGCTTGGAGCTTGGTGAGAAGCCTGTGAGGCGGTAACACTGGAGACCTCGggtgacctctggagaccactggAGACCTAAAGCTTGGTGTCAGTAGTGCGATTATGAGATACTGTAACGGTGAGGAGTTCTCCCGGGGCCCAGAACTACAGTCTCTACTTAACGTGGTTGTGGAGCATGAAACGGGGGTTCTCGTGTCGAGCACTGGAGATGTAAGGCTCGATTGCTGTGTATCTCACCATTTTTGGGTCCGGCTCAGGAAGGGCCCCCGCTTGCCCATCACAGAAGTTgttccccccgcatctcccaccaCATTGGCGTCCCTGGTGAGGAGCAGAGAACTTGGTGTCCACTGAGAGACAAACCCACCAAGCTGTATCTCGGGGAAGCTCCGTGCACATCTTTTACTAACTATTACTTGACTAACTGACTTACATTTGTATTAAATATATCATTTACAAAACCTAATTGTTTTGGGGGGATTTTGTTGCTGTTTTAGACCTTTTCAGTAAGTTTAGCACTGGAGCGGCTTGCAACACATTGTATCTTCATACACTGACACTCGCAtggaaaacacattttaaatgaaGCCGAATTGatcgcatgtgtttttttttcttttcttgctgcTATGAAAACTAAATGTTATTCTTAAATGTGTATATTGTAAAAAGAAAATCACAGTGAATTCACAATGAAGTTATTGGGATGTAAAAgtacatataaataatataacttATAAACATACACAGCGTTTATTTACATCTCCACATAGAGAGATTGTCGACCTAAATAATGAGTTTGGAAAAATAATATCTAATATTTGTTTTTTGGCGCTGACAATACTCACGGCGCTGTGCATTTTGAAGGCACCAGGAGTCCCTGaatcaaggagcttacaatctaattttggtgcttgAGATGAAGTAATATTTCCAGGGAGAGATCTGATGTTTCAATTTGAACCGGTTTCAACCACTTCAGACGGTGACATGATTATTGACTTACtgctttgtgtatgtgtgtatgtatgtgtgtgtgtgtgtatgtgtgtacagtgctTTCCAAAATGACAAGAATGCTAATATTAAATCACTGGTGGCTCCTTTCTTGCAATGTAACCTGTATATTGATATTAAGTATCTCTTCAGATTTACTGTCCCAAGCTCATCCTAAATTATAATTCCTTGAACAAAAGGTAACAGCTAGGGGCGGTGCCCTGCGAACCCGATGAATAAAAAGCGCTGGACGTAATCCGGAAGAAAAAGATTAGATCAAAAAAAATCACATATCTCCAGACTAAATGccgacgcgtttcgtgcctgGGAGGGTACTTTATGAAAGAGTAACCGAGTATGCTCGGGGATCCTTTTTATAGCGGGTTCCGGCATCTAATGGATCTAAATATGACCAGGTGAATAGAAAGCTGAACACCTGAAAGCTAATGCAGGTGCAGAAAGTACTGAAAATGGTGATGGGAAGCGGCTATTCCGTGATAAATGTaatccatttatgacaaccctctgttgtctgtccttcaaccagttttcaatccaggtgcaaatttcctttattttgtacaccaacctcttgtgtgaaaccgtaccaaaagcctttgcaaaatctaagtagaccacatcaactgcattatcctggtctaaattcatacttgcctcctcaaagaaacaaataaggttagtttggcatg belongs to Ascaphus truei isolate aAscTru1 chromosome 11, aAscTru1.hap1, whole genome shotgun sequence and includes:
- the RABEP2 gene encoding rab GTPase-binding effector protein 2, which translates into the protein MQIYFFAGIERERKVWEEIGKERERNKEKEEGTTGKGEKKRNRGGIKQRHRILPGEPGAAAASPDFFMSLPHDVPPAYCPEEPLDDPDLSADSFSCAYDCVSISSFPGERLMSDQDDTASLVSTATLVPECIYIPPAGYQLLSDKELSQQKIALQSSSEQLDRVTEQKAALQEALRGSSEDCANQILLLLDQIKNSEQLLQNLQRTMCDTQQKTTRQMSALTASFSRLCEEVKYLNDENEKLRSLSCDAAPGEQRPAADPTSPRREAQHRQERLCIEIVALQEELNTELGAKRDLEEQLRREREAHTEEMEIMEATLSSVRTEMERTQQDRRQSELQLQESEGQVQKLWESLSDQEKLVQEERLDKTWLQDALSEEKSKVVRLQTELGTSEEVQRDFVRLSQALQVSLERIRQAGSLKQVQDILEGTRLKDVSQLKDT